The Phaseolus vulgaris cultivar G19833 chromosome 5, P. vulgaris v2.0, whole genome shotgun sequence genomic interval AGCAATGACAGAACCTCAACCCTTGACCAAGGCACACAatgaacaagcacacttgaattCCTTAAGAGAACCTTTCAAGAACACATTCAAAGTTTTTGTCTCTCAATGAAAACTCTTTGATCTGTGTTAAAAAACGTGATCACTCAGTCATCTTTCATGTGAGATGTGCCTCTCTTTATATATAAACCAATTCATAACAGTTtatcaaaaaacagttgaaagttgttataaaaagaacaggttgaagttaaaataaatggattgtttttctgaaataCACAAGATGGTTTTAAAACCACTTCCAACTCATCATAAAAGAAATAACATGCTGCAACAAACtgtttggtgccctaacagaattttgaaaaacattacCCAGTtcagaaataaatatattgttttacaaatcaacagatttatttttgtgtagtaacctgattttgagaaaacttaaggtagttgataaaagagttttgaaaaactttttgtgcttgatcttaccacCTTGGTTAAGGGTATGAAGTAGGTCACGAAGTAAAAGGCTACCTTAAACTCACTCTAACCTACTATGACCACTAATACCATCCTCACTAACTTCAAAGCAAACAATAcatttttctacatcaaacacacacactAAGACTTGCTGAGAAGAAgtttcatccatcttcaacacttTCATCATCTGacattttgtgttaattttttctAACATTGTATATTAAGCTTGGTCCACTGATTTCTTCTGTATGCATTGTCTACCGTCTTTGTGAGACCTTTGTATAGCTCTTTCATTGTTTGAATATCATCTAGCAAGTTCCTTTGTGACATTGTCTGACGCTTTCTGTGAGGACAAGCTTCTAGTCCTTTTCAACACTTTGTTCATCTAACGTTTTCAACTAATGTTATGTTCATTCCTATCATATTCTTACAAGGATATATAGTACTTGACATAATCTTTAACATTTTTTGTAAcatcatttttcttcttttcaggACAACGTCTGCTATTTTGGTAACTTTTGTGTATTGTTCATAGAAATCATAGCACATCTTTATAGTTTTCaattatcatcaaaacatacTTAGAGCCTCTTATCATGAGATTGTCTAAGACTGATTAGATCATCTAAAGTCTTAACATAAATATTCTTGCTTTGAAAATGTTAATAATCTTTGTATAAGTTTGTCTTGTTAGtgtaaaaacttgtttttatttatacacACTTAGAAACAATATTCTTAAGCAATCAAAATTTAGTATTACTATTGGTAAAGACCCAACTATTCATCTACCTTAACAAATTCAATTAACCAAACTAGATTGACTCAATTTATAGATGATTCCAATTATGTTTCataaaaatatactaattttattggatcatatttttagtaaaaaattatcaaagatAGAAGTTAATAATCCTTTGTATTACgatgttttcattttatatcacaaaataaaaattattcctAATTAATTGGAATATTAAACACAATCTAAGTCTTCAtttaagaagaaagaaagaaaaaaaataaggaaaaattgattattttttaaaagagtaaataagtttttgaaaaatataattaaacatgCCTGAGAttccaaaaagaaaagaaaattgacaaattcttcctacacccaatatttttaaacctgcacccaacacaattttaaaatttcaaaaatattctttattttgaaaatgaaaatccgAAATTGGAAATAATACAATTCAGAAAAGTAGATTGGAATAGCTTTTTGTTccagaaataaaaatccaaaaacaaaaatcaaaagccCTTCTAGATAAGAAAATCtgcaatataaaaaataatacattaaagacatttttttgtcttttttactGGAATTGGGTGCAGTGATATAATATaatgcaggaagcaattgccaacaaaattttaaatagaaataGTGTTGGTCCAACTTAATTGATCATTTCCATTTTGTTTCAATCAAGTTGTGTTTCCGCTCTATCTGCATTTTTTTACTTCTCTTCGTGCACCTCCATGCCTTATTGGTGCACTTCCATATCTTTTATGAAAAGttcaatttaacttttttaattgcAAATAGATTCGAAAATACCttctaaattttacaatttataatttaaaatatctgAAACATATTTGTccatataaatctttattgttaatttatataatttataattatataatatatagatccgtgtcctatgttctacattttaaagattttacgtataattatataatatatagatccgtgtcctatgttctacattttaaagattttacgtATCTCCATGTCTGTACTACTGCAtagtttcaaaaattttaatattttaaaaaatagtgttAAAAGAAACTCTAGAGCTAGAGGAAGAATTTACCCCTTACCCAATTAGTCTTTTATCATGCTTTTCATAAGCTCTTTCCTCCTCCCGCCATTTAGTATGactatcataaaaaattattaataacgAAAGTAATAAAATGATgtaattagtaaaaaaaatcaataataaaatttcaatataataaaaaaatattcattttgtttctaaaataatttttaatttatttttcttcaaccaaacaatttttctctcattttatttcttatttatttatcctttttttcTACTTATTtgctttttttctcttttaccaAACATACcccaaatcaaaataaatttaaatatagtatGGTATTGAAGCACCAAAAAAGTTTTAACTTCCTTCTCAGTTTCCATATTTTCTCTCATTTTCAAGCGCACTCACTAGCGCAACATACCCTCATGCCACATTCTTCGTATCTAACCTATATCCATGGATTTCAATCATTCCTGTTCGCTTTAAATCCACCAACAAAAGAATCATATGCTCCTAAATGTTGTGACTTAGAATGTTTAACCGCTCACTCCAAGCAGCAATTGGTATCTCTTGGCACATCCAGTTATCCCATGAATGAAATAGATTTCACACTTTGGAGAAAatacaattttctttttcagtCACAACCTAGACGGAAGGAACTACCATTAATTATGGTATTGCTTTCTGAGAAGAAGTAAAAGTATATGGACGTTACTATTGAACTTTCATTCACCATGGATTAGGTCGAGCTTTGGAAATTATGCAACACAAAGGTTTTAAATTTGTTTCATAGCCCCACATGACCACACAATCTTCAGCAACTTAGTGAACGGTTAAGAACTGAAGAAACAGGAGCCAAGATGtaaaatagatttaaattgTGCTATAATAGATTGCAAATTCAGCAACACATTCTTAACTATGATTATCTAAAGAAATCAGAAAATATGGTTTGCATCCATAACTATACAGGACCATAAATGGTTATTTAAGAAACAAATAATCCCAACCTGATATATTTGGCTTAGATGAGAGGAAGCTAACGAGAAAAATAGCTTTTCATTTGCTCACAGCAATTTTTCTATGCTTGAGGTCAATGTTGTCTTGGGCACAGCTCCGATAACTGTATCTTTCTTCTCACCATTCTTGAAAATAATGACAGTGGGAATACTTCGAATTCCATAACGGCTAGCAGTTGAAGGGCTCTCATCAGTATTGAGTTTGTAACACTTCAGCCTACCAGAATATTCCTTGGCAAGTTCATCAATTATCGGATGGATCATTCGGCAGGGACCACACCATGGAGCCCAGAATTCAACCAGTACAGTAGACTCGGTTTCAAGCACGAGTTTTTCCCAATTTGCGTCA includes:
- the LOC137835209 gene encoding uncharacterized protein, coding for MATVHFQSLTLTRSSRAPSLTFSPPVAVIGSRISASVPRCSGLRLRSSVRTAFSTRAASRTAPRGGCVVCEARDTAVEVSAITDANWEKLVLETESTVLVEFWAPWCGPCRMIHPIIDELAKEYSGRLKCYKLNTDESPSTASRYGIRSIPTVIIFKNGEKKDTVIGAVPKTTLTSSIEKLL